A single Candidatus Auribacterota bacterium DNA region contains:
- a CDS encoding DegT/DnrJ/EryC1/StrS family aminotransferase, whose amino-acid sequence MAVPFLDIVAQYKKLQPELEKTILDVARSGKYVLGERVAALEKTLARYLDVPCAVGCASGTDALILALRAVGTGPGHEVITTAYSFFATASAIVLVGATPVFVDIDPRTCNIDARKVEKKLSVRTRAIIPVHLYGQPAEMEPLIALSKEWGVKIIEDACQSIGAEYKGKRVGALGDVGCLSFYPTKNLSGMGDGGMLFTHDQRVAENLRILREHGAKPRYFHKVVGYNSRLDELQAAVLLVKAKHLEEWTEKRRANARLYNELFMGSAVVTPYDLPYVRHVYNQYVVRVSARDKLMNYLGSRGIGSAIYYPLPLHLQECFTALGYKKGDMPESEKAAEETLALPIHPELAQGQIEEVAKAVVDFYK is encoded by the coding sequence ATGGCGGTGCCTTTCTTAGATATTGTCGCACAGTATAAAAAATTGCAGCCGGAGTTGGAAAAGACGATTCTCGATGTCGCGCGCAGCGGGAAATACGTGCTGGGAGAGCGCGTGGCCGCACTGGAGAAGACCCTCGCCCGGTACCTTGATGTTCCCTGCGCCGTCGGGTGCGCGTCCGGCACAGACGCGCTGATTCTGGCGCTCAGGGCAGTGGGGACGGGCCCCGGGCACGAGGTGATCACCACCGCCTACAGTTTTTTTGCCACCGCGAGCGCGATCGTGCTCGTGGGAGCGACGCCCGTGTTTGTGGATATTGACCCGCGCACCTGCAATATTGACGCCCGCAAGGTTGAGAAGAAATTGAGCGTGCGGACCAGGGCGATCATTCCCGTCCACCTGTACGGTCAACCCGCTGAAATGGAGCCGCTCATCGCCCTCTCAAAGGAGTGGGGTGTCAAGATAATCGAGGACGCCTGCCAGAGCATCGGCGCCGAGTACAAGGGGAAGCGGGTCGGGGCGCTGGGCGACGTCGGCTGCCTGAGCTTTTATCCGACAAAAAATCTGAGCGGCATGGGAGACGGGGGGATGCTCTTCACCCACGACCAGAGGGTTGCCGAAAACCTCAGGATTCTCCGCGAGCACGGTGCGAAGCCGAGGTACTTCCATAAGGTGGTTGGCTACAACAGCAGGCTCGACGAACTCCAGGCTGCCGTGCTCCTGGTGAAGGCAAAGCATCTTGAGGAGTGGACCGAGAAAAGGCGGGCCAATGCGCGGCTCTACAATGAGCTTTTTATGGGGAGCGCGGTGGTCACCCCGTACGATCTCCCCTATGTCCGCCATGTGTACAACCAGTACGTGGTGCGAGTGAGCGCGCGCGATAAGCTCATGAACTACCTCGGGTCCAGAGGGATAGGATCGGCGATCTACTACCCCCTGCCGCTCCACCTCCAGGAGTGCTTCACGGCGCTGGGGTATAAGAAGGGCGACATGCCCGAGTCCGAGAAGGCCGCCGAAGAAACCCTGGCGCTTCCGATACACCCCGAGCTTGCCCAGGGGCAGATCGAGGAAGTGGCGAAGGCGGTGGTGGATTTTTATAAATAG
- a CDS encoding uracil-DNA glycosylase, whose product MNDKLSELSEIVRLTGNYVEKLVEGGILHIPIEQPAAQGQDGDGELTPDARPAVDPVGALNELQTTVSTCRKCALSKTRTRTVFGTGACRAPLIFVGEAPGADEDRQGLPFVGRAGQLLTKMLAYIGLKREDVYITNVLKCRPPRNRDPLPNEVACCEPYLLAQLEVVKPRLICALGRHAAQTLLKTEAAISKLRGRFHDYHGVTILPTFHPAYLLRNPADKDKAKEDLKKIKAFLNEAQSR is encoded by the coding sequence ATGAATGATAAACTGAGCGAATTAAGCGAGATTGTACGGCTCACGGGGAACTACGTGGAGAAGCTCGTCGAGGGGGGGATTCTGCATATTCCCATCGAGCAGCCTGCCGCTCAAGGGCAGGATGGCGATGGGGAACTCACACCGGATGCACGGCCGGCGGTGGATCCTGTCGGTGCGCTCAACGAGTTACAGACAACAGTCTCAACGTGCCGGAAGTGCGCGCTCTCGAAAACGAGGACTCGGACCGTATTCGGGACGGGCGCATGCCGCGCGCCGCTGATCTTCGTGGGTGAAGCGCCGGGCGCGGATGAGGACCGGCAGGGGCTCCCCTTCGTCGGGAGGGCCGGCCAGCTCCTCACGAAGATGCTCGCGTATATCGGGTTAAAAAGAGAGGATGTGTATATCACGAACGTCCTCAAATGCCGCCCCCCGCGCAACAGAGATCCGCTGCCGAATGAGGTTGCCTGTTGTGAACCATACCTGCTCGCGCAGCTTGAAGTGGTGAAGCCGCGCCTCATCTGCGCCCTTGGCCGCCATGCCGCCCAGACGCTCCTCAAAACTGAAGCTGCGATCAGCAAGCTCCGCGGCCGTTTCCACGACTACCACGGCGTCACAATACTCCCCACCTTTCACCCCGCCTATCTCCTGAGAAATCCCGCGGATAAAGACAAGGCAAAGGAGGACCTGAAGAAGATCAAGGCATTCCTGAACGAGGCTCAATCACGGTAG